A stretch of Paenibacillus peoriae DNA encodes these proteins:
- a CDS encoding PHP domain-containing protein, with product MKEQINVKRYDLHTHTQASDGMQPPADNVRWAKEKGLAGVAITDHDTVAGLEEALEEGKRIGITVVPGVEISTRAGDKDIHILGYFMDYRNKVFLERLEKLRQARDTRNDLILSQLRSLGVEITLGEVVATMGRPLAPDESIGRPHMADTLVQKGYAKDMRDAFDRYLAEGAPGYVSVPRVEPAEAINWIREAGGVPVVAHPGLYGNDELVRSIIEEAKPAGLEVRHSDHDAEAESRYTAMAAQYGLIATGGSDFHGARQGVIFHGDLGSRSVEGQVVEELRKAAIGQK from the coding sequence ATGAAGGAGCAGATTAACGTAAAACGATATGATTTACACACACACACCCAAGCATCTGACGGAATGCAACCACCTGCAGATAATGTACGCTGGGCCAAGGAAAAAGGACTGGCAGGTGTGGCCATTACAGATCATGATACGGTAGCTGGCCTGGAGGAAGCTCTGGAAGAGGGAAAACGCATAGGAATTACTGTGGTGCCGGGAGTGGAAATTAGTACTCGAGCTGGCGATAAGGATATTCATATACTCGGTTATTTTATGGATTACCGCAATAAAGTGTTTTTGGAACGGTTGGAAAAGCTTCGCCAGGCACGGGATACCCGTAATGATTTGATTTTGAGTCAATTGCGTAGTCTGGGTGTGGAAATCACACTGGGTGAAGTGGTGGCTACGATGGGCAGACCGCTGGCACCAGATGAAAGCATTGGACGTCCGCATATGGCGGATACGCTGGTTCAAAAAGGATATGCGAAGGATATGCGGGACGCGTTTGACCGTTACTTGGCGGAAGGAGCGCCCGGATATGTGTCTGTACCCCGTGTAGAGCCTGCGGAGGCCATAAACTGGATTCGTGAAGCAGGAGGGGTACCCGTGGTGGCCCACCCTGGCTTGTACGGAAATGATGAGCTGGTTCGTTCTATTATAGAGGAGGCGAAGCCTGCGGGCTTGGAGGTGCGACATTCGGACCATGATGCTGAGGCTGAGAGCCGATATACTGCGATGGCGGCGCAATATGGCCTCATTGCAACTGGCGGCTCGGATTTTCACGGCGCGCGTCAAGGTGTTATTTTTCACGGTGATCTGGGTAGCCGTAGTGTGGAAGGGCAGGTAGTCGAGGAATTGAGGAAGGCTGCTATTGGACAAAAGTAA
- a CDS encoding selenium metabolism-associated LysR family transcriptional regulator has product MNFHQLHIFYTVAERGSFSAAAQALHMTQPAVTMQIQSLEDYFGTKLLQRSTKKIELSEAGATLLPFAKKSMQLIREADEAMSAFTHMLEGRLHIGASLTIGEYIVPRMLGPFGQEYPHIRMAMNVMNTTQIMDDILKHQLNLGLIEAPVQHPDIVVEPVMQDELKLIVPSGHALAKAKKVVLEDVFKHPFVAREKGSGTRQVIEDELKNRGMDASRLGIVMEMGSTGAVKSAVEAGLGITMLSPSSVKHEVALGLLKIVNISDITFKREFYAIHLKSALLPIPVVTFLSYLRRHDQGTDVLGDSQDELAKVKEKEDV; this is encoded by the coding sequence ATGAACTTTCATCAGTTGCACATTTTTTATACCGTAGCGGAACGCGGGAGCTTCTCGGCGGCGGCACAAGCGCTGCATATGACACAACCTGCGGTGACGATGCAAATTCAGTCTTTGGAAGATTATTTTGGCACGAAACTGCTGCAACGTTCGACTAAAAAAATCGAACTTTCAGAGGCGGGAGCGACACTCCTGCCTTTTGCGAAAAAAAGCATGCAACTGATCAGGGAAGCTGACGAGGCGATGTCTGCTTTTACTCACATGTTGGAGGGAAGATTGCATATTGGCGCCAGCCTAACGATTGGTGAGTATATTGTACCCAGAATGCTGGGACCGTTTGGTCAGGAATACCCTCATATACGCATGGCGATGAATGTGATGAATACAACTCAGATTATGGATGATATACTAAAACATCAGCTGAATTTAGGACTGATTGAGGCCCCAGTCCAGCATCCGGATATCGTGGTGGAACCTGTGATGCAGGACGAACTGAAACTGATTGTGCCTTCAGGACATGCGCTGGCCAAGGCTAAAAAAGTGGTTCTGGAAGATGTGTTCAAGCATCCTTTTGTAGCCAGAGAAAAGGGATCTGGTACACGTCAAGTAATAGAAGATGAGCTGAAAAATCGTGGTATGGATGCCTCCCGACTTGGGATTGTAATGGAGATGGGGAGCACTGGAGCGGTTAAATCGGCGGTGGAGGCTGGACTGGGTATTACCATGCTATCACCTTCTTCGGTGAAGCATGAAGTTGCGCTCGGATTATTGAAAATTGTAAATATTTCAGATATCACGTTCAAACGAGAATTTTATGCAATTCATTTGAAGTCGGCGTTGTTGCCGATTCCGGTAGTAACCTTCCTGTCTTACTTGCGTCGTCATGATCAGGGAACGGACGTCCTGGGGGACTCGCAGGACGAGCTTGCAAAGGTGAAAGAGAAGGAGGATGTATAA
- a CDS encoding YlbG family protein: protein MFAERTGYIIWVSDIKAARNLEKYGNVHFISKRMHYVVIYMNADRAEDTVKNIRRLSYVRKVERSFRNEIRTDYNDDKEKMKEYEI, encoded by the coding sequence ATGTTTGCCGAGCGGACAGGGTACATCATTTGGGTAAGCGATATCAAGGCTGCCCGCAATCTGGAGAAATACGGAAATGTCCACTTTATTTCAAAGCGTATGCATTATGTAGTGATATATATGAATGCGGATCGGGCAGAAGACACCGTTAAAAATATTCGCAGACTTTCCTATGTGCGTAAGGTCGAGCGCTCTTTTCGAAATGAGATTAGGACGGATTACAACGACGATAAGGAAAAGATGAAAGAATATGAGATATAA
- a CDS encoding YlbF family regulator, with protein MSVAELNTVNMAEVLINAYELGDMVNRSFEVSDYLYWKQRVELNPSIQACVRKLDAKKELFAETERFGHFHPNYHEAKDAVQVVELELEQFVDVKEFKRAEKALDDMLHAMSETIAYSVSETIKVPSNDPNVKKGGCGSGGKCSCG; from the coding sequence ATGAGCGTAGCCGAATTGAACACGGTCAATATGGCAGAAGTGCTTATTAACGCCTATGAATTGGGCGATATGGTCAACCGATCCTTTGAGGTATCGGATTATTTATATTGGAAACAGCGTGTGGAATTGAATCCGTCTATTCAGGCGTGTGTACGCAAGCTGGATGCCAAAAAGGAGCTATTCGCGGAAACGGAGCGTTTTGGGCATTTTCATCCGAACTATCATGAAGCGAAGGATGCAGTGCAGGTCGTTGAGCTGGAACTGGAACAATTCGTGGATGTTAAGGAGTTCAAACGAGCCGAAAAGGCGCTGGATGATATGCTTCATGCCATGTCTGAAACGATTGCATATTCCGTGTCCGAGACTATTAAGGTGCCGAGCAATGATCCGAATGTGAAAAAAGGCGGATGTGGCAGCGGAGGGAAATGCTCCTGTGGATAG
- a CDS encoding helicase-associated domain-containing protein yields the protein MGVTNTQDSWNELSSDELLVLRRCFIRHAGQPMKEEEPIQLTRGSLSGVETKLALRGLRARGWLEAVTKSWGERILYIPVYRLPDLYDMLLEENPMNMMHSDHPITVHESMTGLESELLHALSRIAVQGVPLTAKGTIHKRSLQKLNELTPFRPEDLMGLGLHYAHAELYPVQTVVMMDLLLSLGLLVKETVSFRIQETELATWIRLSAWQMRKHIFATLMERYGKAEASMQHFRYMLCAVSQYMGTEGWISIKCLLQWMLQVGLIQQESTSGADSKNSALLDLIPTTSNPEGFAGETGSDFNFNGSFMEGLEGWLKALTAFGMGDWGQTASGKLCFRWNVSVLDMLRPNNYEDTHQQQGTFYVQPNFEILVPPDVAYDVRWRLECCCERVTGDRMAIYRITRESVTEAIELGMEAKAIPALLDKFSRTGVPDHVRMAVEQWAGDVGRTAFATVTLLRCGTQEDADMVARHPALEGLLERLGDKDFIIPASSAVKIRKTLAAIGLGPRREPEGVDEPAHHYPLISETENINSGSLNSKMESEPILARSIFSQEGRAGLVYTGRTLHFYEQEHTLPDPSDYLPERSTVPSSWTKEWRSYHTSTARQLIEQAIRWQAAVGLRIGGKEVKWIPEAVVSGAPWSVTGWYASGRDDETLSPATLQPSEWSDMRLLVPFT from the coding sequence ATGGGCGTAACGAACACGCAAGACAGCTGGAATGAGCTTTCATCGGATGAGCTGCTGGTACTTAGACGATGCTTTATTCGGCACGCGGGACAGCCCATGAAGGAAGAAGAACCTATACAGCTTACCCGGGGATCGTTAAGCGGAGTCGAAACGAAACTGGCACTGCGTGGATTACGTGCCCGGGGCTGGCTGGAGGCTGTTACCAAATCGTGGGGCGAACGAATTTTATATATCCCGGTTTATCGACTACCGGATCTGTACGATATGTTGTTAGAGGAAAATCCAATGAACATGATGCATTCGGATCATCCGATAACGGTACATGAATCAATGACAGGCCTGGAGTCGGAATTGCTGCATGCGTTGTCACGTATTGCAGTACAGGGCGTCCCTTTGACGGCCAAAGGAACCATACATAAGCGATCATTGCAAAAATTGAATGAACTGACCCCCTTTCGCCCGGAGGACCTGATGGGTCTTGGGTTGCATTATGCGCATGCAGAGCTGTATCCTGTGCAAACCGTGGTCATGATGGATTTGCTACTCAGTTTGGGGCTGTTAGTAAAAGAAACGGTGTCTTTTCGCATTCAGGAAACGGAACTGGCGACTTGGATTCGTTTGTCTGCTTGGCAAATGCGCAAGCATATTTTTGCTACACTCATGGAAAGATACGGCAAGGCCGAAGCATCCATGCAGCATTTTCGCTATATGCTGTGTGCTGTCTCCCAGTATATGGGAACGGAAGGGTGGATATCTATCAAGTGTCTGCTGCAATGGATGCTTCAAGTAGGCCTAATCCAGCAGGAGAGTACGAGCGGAGCTGATTCCAAGAACAGTGCCCTTTTAGACCTTATTCCTACAACCTCAAATCCGGAAGGGTTTGCGGGAGAAACGGGTTCTGATTTTAATTTTAATGGATCTTTCATGGAGGGATTGGAGGGTTGGCTGAAGGCCCTGACTGCGTTTGGAATGGGTGATTGGGGCCAGACTGCATCGGGTAAACTGTGTTTTCGCTGGAATGTATCTGTGTTAGACATGCTTCGTCCCAATAATTACGAGGATACACATCAACAACAAGGTACTTTTTATGTACAACCTAATTTTGAAATATTGGTTCCGCCAGATGTGGCATATGATGTGCGCTGGCGACTGGAATGCTGCTGTGAACGTGTGACAGGAGATCGGATGGCAATATACCGGATCACCAGAGAAAGTGTTACAGAGGCAATCGAGTTAGGGATGGAAGCCAAAGCAATCCCTGCTCTACTGGACAAGTTCAGCCGGACAGGCGTGCCTGATCATGTACGTATGGCGGTAGAACAGTGGGCAGGCGATGTCGGACGGACGGCTTTTGCAACGGTAACACTTTTGCGATGTGGCACACAGGAGGATGCAGACATGGTTGCACGCCATCCCGCGCTGGAAGGATTGCTGGAACGGCTTGGCGACAAGGACTTTATTATTCCGGCGAGCTCTGCTGTCAAAATACGAAAAACGCTTGCTGCAATAGGATTAGGTCCACGTCGTGAACCCGAAGGTGTGGACGAGCCAGCTCATCATTATCCACTGATTTCGGAAACAGAGAACATAAATTCAGGCAGCCTCAACAGTAAAATGGAGTCCGAACCTATTCTAGCCCGTTCTATATTTTCCCAAGAGGGGAGGGCAGGTTTGGTTTATACAGGGCGAACGCTGCACTTTTACGAACAAGAGCATACACTGCCTGATCCGTCTGACTATTTACCAGAAAGATCTACAGTCCCCTCCTCATGGACAAAAGAATGGAGGAGTTACCATACTTCCACTGCCCGGCAGTTGATCGAGCAAGCGATTCGTTGGCAGGCTGCTGTGGGGCTGCGAATCGGTGGGAAAGAGGTTAAATGGATACCGGAGGCGGTGGTTTCCGGTGCACCATGGAGTGTCACAGGCTGGTATGCCTCAGGAAGGGATGACGAAACACTTTCTCCTGCGACCTTACAGCCAAGTGAATGGTCAGACATGCGCTTGCTGGTTCCTTTTACATAG
- a CDS encoding DNA repair helicase XPB yields MNPDHPCIVQRDFTVLLEMGLPGSEWARSQLQIYAELVKSPSAFHTYHITPLSLWNAAALGWSAEDIQNSLYSMSRWDIPRDLLNDIEQLVSRYGTLTLSRGTKEDGGIKTGKANSYTIGDHLILAAETPALLDELLTKQELKQLGLLRVDEESASVPPENRGLLKQELTRLGYPVVDTAGYLEGNQLSFTLGKGQTKLQLRDYQVKAADAFEGADGLGGSGVLVLPCGAGKTVIGMAVMNRLQCEVLILTSNTTSVRQWVEELKQKTDISADSIGEYSGQKKEVRPITVATYQILTHRRTKDGDFEHMKLLSERKWGLIIYDEVHLLPAPVFRATADIQATRRLGLTATLVREDGCERDVFSLIGPKRYDMPWKELERQGWIAQVDCVELRLPMTAELLERSMRAEGRQQYRIAAENPIKLEAVRSLMQQHSGLPTLIIGQYLDQLRTLAQELGVPLITGSMSQTERVRWFDAFRKGAIRTLLVSKVANFAVDLPDAAVAIEVSGSFGSRQEEAQRLGRILRPKSGENKAYFYALVTENSKEMDFAARRQLFLIEQGYEYAVRRFSVTEAIGSRDAKSGDRGKKKEA; encoded by the coding sequence ATGAATCCAGATCATCCTTGTATTGTACAACGTGATTTTACCGTTCTGCTGGAAATGGGCTTGCCCGGTTCGGAATGGGCTCGTTCACAGTTGCAGATTTATGCGGAGCTGGTTAAAAGTCCGTCCGCTTTTCATACATACCACATCACTCCACTGTCTTTGTGGAATGCAGCTGCCCTCGGATGGAGTGCTGAGGACATTCAAAATAGTTTGTATTCCATGTCCCGTTGGGATATTCCACGTGATTTGTTGAATGATATTGAACAGCTCGTTTCTCGTTATGGGACGTTGACGCTTTCACGAGGTACGAAAGAAGACGGAGGTATAAAGACAGGGAAAGCCAACAGCTATACAATAGGTGATCACTTGATCTTGGCAGCAGAGACCCCCGCTTTACTGGATGAGCTACTGACCAAGCAAGAGCTAAAACAGCTTGGTTTACTTCGCGTTGATGAGGAAAGCGCATCGGTCCCGCCCGAAAATCGGGGCTTGCTCAAGCAGGAATTAACTCGCTTGGGATATCCCGTTGTGGATACGGCAGGCTATCTTGAAGGGAATCAGCTTAGTTTTACCTTGGGAAAGGGACAAACGAAGTTGCAGCTTCGTGATTATCAAGTAAAGGCCGCTGATGCGTTTGAAGGAGCGGACGGCTTAGGGGGTAGTGGTGTACTGGTGCTTCCATGCGGAGCTGGAAAAACAGTGATAGGCATGGCGGTGATGAATCGGCTTCAGTGTGAAGTGCTTATTCTAACATCTAATACTACTTCTGTACGGCAATGGGTAGAAGAATTAAAGCAAAAGACGGATATTTCTGCCGATTCCATCGGGGAATATAGTGGTCAGAAAAAAGAAGTGCGCCCGATTACGGTGGCAACATACCAAATTTTGACACACCGTCGCACCAAGGATGGGGATTTTGAGCATATGAAACTGCTGAGTGAGCGGAAGTGGGGACTCATTATATATGATGAGGTTCATTTGCTGCCCGCGCCAGTATTCCGGGCGACGGCTGACATTCAGGCTACCCGTCGTTTGGGGTTAACGGCCACGCTGGTTCGAGAGGATGGTTGTGAACGGGATGTGTTCTCTTTAATTGGGCCCAAACGGTATGATATGCCATGGAAGGAGCTGGAGCGACAGGGCTGGATCGCTCAGGTCGATTGTGTGGAGTTGCGGCTTCCAATGACAGCTGAACTTTTGGAGCGCAGTATGCGTGCTGAGGGCAGACAGCAGTACCGAATTGCAGCCGAAAATCCGATCAAACTGGAGGCGGTGCGTAGCCTGATGCAGCAGCACAGTGGTTTGCCCACGCTCATTATTGGTCAATATTTGGACCAGTTGCGTACATTGGCTCAGGAGCTCGGTGTCCCACTGATTACGGGTTCAATGAGCCAGACGGAGCGGGTACGTTGGTTTGATGCATTCCGCAAGGGTGCAATTCGGACCCTATTGGTGTCCAAGGTTGCAAACTTTGCGGTGGATCTGCCGGATGCAGCAGTAGCCATAGAGGTATCGGGCAGCTTTGGCTCTCGCCAGGAAGAAGCGCAGCGACTGGGACGCATTTTGCGACCAAAGTCAGGCGAGAATAAAGCTTATTTTTATGCTCTAGTGACGGAGAATAGCAAGGAGATGGATTTTGCAGCTCGTCGTCAGCTGTTCCTGATTGAGCAAGGCTATGAATATGCGGTTCGCAGATTTAGTGTGACAGAGGCTATTGGAAGCAGGGATGCTAAGTCTGGAGATCGTGGAAAGAAAAAGGAGGCCTAA
- a CDS encoding CBS domain-containing protein, translating to MKKVQEVMTKECVTVTPQDNIYEIAVKMKDNDTGFIPVVESEGSDKLIGVVTDRDLVVRGYAAKNSGSGSVDTVMTTGIRTASADMSVDQAAELMAEQQIRRLPVTEGDRLIGIVSIGDLAVRNIFADNAGEALSHISEQVH from the coding sequence ATGAAAAAGGTTCAGGAAGTTATGACTAAAGAATGCGTAACGGTTACCCCGCAGGACAATATTTATGAAATTGCGGTCAAAATGAAGGACAATGATACTGGTTTTATTCCGGTTGTGGAAAGCGAAGGCAGTGATAAGTTGATCGGCGTAGTAACGGACCGTGATCTTGTCGTTCGCGGTTATGCGGCTAAAAATTCGGGTTCGGGTTCAGTCGATACGGTTATGACGACAGGTATTCGTACAGCCAGTGCGGACATGTCGGTGGACCAAGCAGCTGAACTGATGGCGGAGCAGCAAATCCGTCGGTTGCCTGTGACGGAAGGAGACCGTCTGATCGGGATTGTCTCAATCGGGGATTTGGCTGTTCGTAATATTTTTGCAGACAACGCTGGAGAGGCGCTTAGTCATATTTCCGAGCAGGTCCACTAG
- a CDS encoding M20 family metallopeptidase, with the protein MTQHAIDKTWFDQLQENMVEWRRHLHKNPEISFQESKTAAFVADKLESWGIEIRRQVGGHGVVGTIRGAKPGPVVLLRADMDALPIQDEKECEYRSNVDGAMHACGHDGHTSALLGTAYYFSLNRDELQGEIRLLFQPAEELLPGGAVSVIKDGILEGVDVIYGIHLWTPFPVGTAGSCAGPLMAAADDFYIEITGKGGHGGMPQSTNDSVVAGSALVMQLQSVVSRSVDPLRPAVLTVGTIQGGSAQNVIAETCRLSGTIRTFDEETRTVMKERLHEVTELTAATYGTTAQVRYIMGYPPVVNDAHEASRFFNEAKSVFGKENVQEASKLMPAEDFAYYLERVPGCFMFVGAGNPAKGAVYPHHHPKFDFDEDAMINAVRLFIAMSTGYAAERKAGAIKG; encoded by the coding sequence ATGACACAACATGCGATAGACAAGACCTGGTTTGACCAGTTGCAAGAAAATATGGTGGAGTGGCGTAGACATTTACATAAGAATCCCGAAATTTCCTTTCAGGAAAGCAAAACCGCAGCTTTTGTAGCGGATAAGTTGGAGAGTTGGGGAATCGAGATTCGCCGTCAGGTAGGGGGACACGGTGTTGTAGGCACCATTCGTGGTGCTAAACCCGGGCCTGTCGTCCTGCTGCGTGCCGATATGGATGCTCTTCCTATTCAGGATGAAAAGGAATGTGAATATCGCTCCAACGTAGACGGAGCCATGCATGCTTGCGGCCATGATGGACATACATCCGCGCTACTTGGAACGGCTTACTATTTCAGTCTGAATCGGGACGAGCTGCAAGGAGAAATTCGGTTGTTGTTCCAACCTGCGGAGGAATTGCTGCCTGGCGGAGCGGTCAGTGTAATAAAGGATGGTATATTGGAAGGTGTGGACGTCATTTATGGTATCCATTTATGGACACCTTTTCCTGTCGGAACGGCTGGGAGTTGTGCAGGGCCGCTGATGGCGGCGGCAGATGATTTTTATATTGAAATCACAGGTAAGGGTGGGCATGGTGGGATGCCTCAGTCCACTAATGATAGTGTCGTGGCGGGCTCAGCTCTTGTCATGCAATTGCAAAGTGTCGTAAGTCGTTCAGTCGACCCATTACGACCTGCCGTGCTGACGGTGGGAACCATCCAAGGGGGCTCTGCGCAAAATGTGATCGCAGAAACGTGTCGCTTGAGTGGAACGATTCGTACGTTTGATGAGGAGACACGAACGGTGATGAAGGAGCGACTGCATGAGGTAACAGAGCTCACAGCCGCAACATACGGTACAACAGCACAGGTTCGCTATATTATGGGATACCCACCAGTTGTCAATGACGCACATGAAGCATCTCGTTTCTTTAATGAAGCAAAATCTGTTTTCGGCAAGGAGAATGTACAGGAAGCGTCGAAGCTGATGCCTGCTGAAGATTTTGCGTATTATTTGGAACGTGTGCCAGGTTGCTTCATGTTCGTAGGAGCGGGTAACCCAGCTAAAGGAGCGGTTTATCCACACCATCATCCTAAATTTGACTTTGATGAGGATGCTATGATTAACGCGGTTCGGTTGTTTATTGCGATGTCTACGGGATACGCTGCGGAACGAAAAGCAGGGGCAATTAAGGGCTAA